A genomic window from Spiroplasma helicoides includes:
- a CDS encoding PTS glucose transporter subunit IIA, with protein sequence MKKIIIYSPCDGNIQEIEKLNDGVFSTKALGDGFYIEPKTFDIKSIFEKSVITQIFHTKHAFYIKSDEGPIALIHMGLNTVKLDGKPFSFMVGENESVDINKSIVKINVIDNENIDFVTPIVFDSTENKDYKFVIEKTGEVKQGEQIGYMYFDVEEVVNYEKQIVSNKNQFENIALEINKYVGTSNNYNNFYNCMTRLRMDIVDKSLVDLEAIKKVNKVKGVIWNGQELQIIFGGVVVKVKDELSKIQSSKTEKSFGKNKKNFKEIVFGFISGVMVPVIPVLMAAGLMTAIRAILIQSNVIEDVKLSYGSNPKYLTDYSIASGVVYILCQTGLSIVGIYFCYSTIVYLKGNGVMGIFIGLTLSSHFLFNGMSWELFTIGTFSVKLQAYNSSVLPMIIAGFIYFYLDKWVKNWMPAAVDIVFRHLLVYAVTVLAIFFVMGPIFGLIEIGVYKIIEYFGYIPYGIGTALLGFLWQILVLTGVHTVIGNIVILATNATGNDSGLYLTMAFAVMGQVGAAIGVAIRSKNNKVRNLAISSIPAGLFGITEPIIYSVNLPKGKPFIYGCIGGAVGGLIRGFFSLNASAVGGAGLLRVTAVIDSGWLSAVEYLIICFISIAASMILVILFYEERINEKKETFSLIRKLQSLFKSTKKDYKNDLISLKSNLEKVLSKENLTRIKSFESVYIKSLNMEQNQELIHKKINLLEEKRIVMIKKIKEKVKIEKINIVIQKYKNKLEDLTKALQLNKSTIKESRKWLESLQDQYMLLIEDFIKSVNNLDISIFKNNFYNVIHSFDISYELSAKQDVTYNYKVKRGLIKNEKKQLSI encoded by the coding sequence ATGAAGAAAATTATTATTTACTCACCATGTGATGGAAATATACAAGAAATCGAAAAACTAAATGATGGTGTATTTTCTACAAAAGCCTTAGGTGATGGTTTTTACATAGAACCTAAAACCTTTGATATAAAAAGTATTTTTGAAAAATCTGTAATAACACAAATTTTTCATACAAAACATGCTTTTTATATTAAATCTGATGAAGGACCAATAGCGTTAATTCATATGGGACTGAATACAGTAAAATTAGATGGAAAACCTTTTTCGTTTATGGTTGGGGAAAATGAAAGTGTTGATATTAATAAATCAATTGTAAAAATAAATGTTATTGACAATGAAAATATTGACTTTGTTACGCCAATTGTATTTGATAGTACTGAAAACAAAGATTACAAATTTGTCATAGAAAAAACAGGTGAGGTTAAGCAAGGGGAGCAAATTGGCTATATGTATTTTGATGTTGAAGAAGTAGTCAATTATGAAAAACAAATTGTATCTAATAAAAATCAATTTGAAAACATTGCTTTAGAAATTAACAAATATGTTGGTACAAGTAATAACTACAATAATTTTTATAATTGTATGACTAGATTGAGAATGGATATAGTTGATAAAAGTTTAGTTGATCTTGAAGCTATAAAAAAAGTTAATAAAGTCAAAGGAGTTATTTGAAATGGACAAGAGTTACAAATAATTTTTGGTGGAGTTGTTGTAAAAGTTAAAGATGAGTTAAGCAAAATTCAATCTTCTAAAACAGAAAAAAGTTTTGGTAAAAACAAAAAAAATTTTAAAGAAATTGTTTTTGGGTTTATATCTGGTGTAATGGTTCCAGTAATTCCTGTATTGATGGCAGCTGGATTGATGACTGCGATTAGAGCTATATTAATACAAAGTAATGTAATTGAAGATGTTAAATTATCTTATGGAAGTAATCCAAAGTACTTAACAGATTATAGTATTGCATCGGGAGTCGTTTATATACTTTGTCAAACTGGTTTATCAATAGTTGGTATTTATTTTTGTTATTCAACCATTGTATATTTAAAAGGTAATGGTGTAATGGGAATATTTATTGGATTAACTTTATCTTCTCACTTCTTATTTAACGGAATGAGTTGAGAGTTATTTACTATAGGTACATTTAGTGTTAAATTACAAGCTTATAATTCATCAGTCTTACCCATGATTATTGCGGGCTTTATTTATTTTTACTTAGATAAGTGAGTAAAAAACTGAATGCCAGCTGCTGTTGATATTGTATTCAGACATTTACTAGTTTACGCTGTAACTGTTTTGGCGATATTCTTTGTAATGGGACCTATATTTGGTTTAATCGAAATAGGTGTATATAAAATAATAGAGTATTTTGGTTATATTCCTTATGGAATAGGTACTGCACTACTAGGTTTTTTATGACAAATATTAGTATTAACAGGAGTACACACAGTAATTGGAAATATTGTTATATTAGCAACTAATGCAACAGGGAACGATTCAGGACTTTACTTAACAATGGCATTTGCTGTTATGGGTCAAGTTGGTGCTGCTATTGGGGTTGCAATAAGATCAAAAAATAATAAAGTTAGAAACTTAGCTATTTCATCAATACCTGCAGGTTTATTTGGAATTACAGAGCCAATAATTTATAGTGTAAATTTACCTAAAGGTAAACCTTTTATATACGGTTGTATAGGAGGTGCTGTTGGTGGACTAATAAGAGGGTTTTTTAGTCTAAATGCTAGTGCTGTTGGTGGTGCTGGTTTATTAAGGGTAACTGCTGTTATTGACTCAGGATGATTAAGCGCTGTGGAGTATTTGATAATATGTTTCATCTCAATTGCAGCTTCTATGATTTTGGTTATATTATTTTATGAAGAAAGAATAAATGAAAAAAAAGAAACTTTTTCACTTATTAGAAAACTACAAAGCTTGTTTAAATCTACAAAAAAAGATTATAAAAATGATTTAATAAGTTTAAAATCAAATTTAGAAAAAGTTTTAAGTAAAGAGAACCTTACTAGAATAAAAAGTTTCGAAAGTGTGTATATAAAATCTCTCAATATGGAGCAAAATCAAGAACTAATTCATAAAAAAATAAACTTACTAGAAGAAAAAAGAATAGTTATGATAAAAAAAATAAAAGAGAAAGTAAAAATAGAAAAAATAAATATAGTTATACAAAAATATAAAAACAAATTAGAAGATTTAACAAAAGCATTACAATTAAATAAATCAACAATCAAAGAAAGTAGAAAATGATTAGAGTCATTGCAAGATCAATATATGCTTTTAATTGAGGACTTTATAAAATCTGTAAATAATTTAGATATAAGCATATTTAAAAATAACTTTTACAATGTTATTCACTCATTTGATATTTCTTATGAATTATCTGCAAAACAAGATGTTACTTATAACTATAAAGTGAAAAGAGGTTTAATAAAAAATGAAAAAAAACAACTTTCAATTTAA
- a CDS encoding ABC transporter substrate-binding protein — MKKLIGWLMATSVVAPSVFSVVSCGSLDKDPENTITMTQRSYPSYWVTAKTIDLADLGILADTNATPLSVDEYGRVFGDLFLMSNPNYSASNPYVGEHNDNFDTWTYKLRDDASWSDYKGNKVDDLKSEDFVNTARYVLNPMNASTIVSVWKSFIQGAAELNAEAIAKSKDADYDFDKIFDKYYKNTDESSRLGIKVNGSQVQFKLVKPANYFETLLTFGTFAPIHANALVDPSVDVDYTKGYYSGQFVPTSFVKDSVLILDKNQNYYYKDKSNINRIKELLSSGGASRSRELYDAGTANEVNIDPNDATGWSKYVGDAANPLDTPGLVKYTTSRDDSASWMLFFNYLNSDYQSTDAAKKSRATAASRLLQYASVRRFIQAGFDRTKWATYYSSPYDVDKSVSSQLRNTFVPQNFLSYEGRDYLGYVADAINKSSAKPTKAVTVDDLKDGVDYLRNSVFGSAKEGSPEFNSKVGEMIKGINDIIQKDKFLNHNKGSDGKIHLVSAEDPTATTTQGKYRSEMIEDFNAIQNNPIKIDLVRPNDYNGYSEIYNTGGSDLMFSSWSPGYEDPMTYSNSLKLDGEYSLYFRLDQLFGFESYEKLSQNGKATAKDAFDSLKKANSSKYDELIVQDEKGISPLFESRYNYSVSVNDIDKSIGVDIDKRYSSFAKQEVQTLYEDAFVVPFMRRSPTATFTISHMKPFALPRVTYGLSSYKYINVNYDTELLSKDQIEELRAKYLKALDEIKKDPTSNRDADFWK; from the coding sequence ATGAAAAAATTAATTGGATGGTTGATGGCAACTTCGGTTGTAGCACCTTCTGTTTTTAGTGTTGTATCTTGTGGTTCTTTAGATAAAGATCCAGAAAACACAATAACTATGACACAAAGAAGTTATCCAAGTTATTGGGTAACTGCAAAAACAATAGATTTAGCAGATTTAGGTATATTAGCGGATACAAACGCTACACCATTATCTGTCGATGAATACGGAAGAGTATTCGGAGACTTATTTTTAATGAGTAATCCAAATTATTCTGCAAGCAATCCATATGTGGGAGAACATAATGATAATTTTGATACTTGAACTTACAAATTAAGAGACGATGCTTCTTGAAGTGATTACAAAGGAAATAAAGTGGATGATTTAAAGTCTGAGGACTTCGTTAATACTGCAAGGTATGTTTTAAACCCAATGAATGCCTCAACTATCGTCTCGGTTTGAAAAAGTTTTATTCAAGGAGCTGCGGAATTGAATGCTGAAGCAATAGCAAAATCAAAAGATGCAGATTATGATTTTGATAAAATTTTTGATAAATATTATAAAAATACCGATGAAAGCTCACGCTTAGGAATTAAAGTTAACGGTAGTCAAGTTCAATTTAAACTTGTTAAACCAGCAAATTATTTTGAAACTTTATTAACATTTGGTACTTTTGCACCAATACATGCAAATGCATTAGTTGATCCATCAGTAGATGTTGACTACACAAAAGGTTATTATTCAGGACAATTTGTACCAACAAGTTTTGTTAAAGATAGTGTATTAATTTTAGATAAAAATCAAAATTATTATTACAAAGATAAATCAAATATTAATAGAATTAAAGAATTATTATCTTCTGGAGGAGCTTCTAGGTCTAGAGAATTATACGATGCCGGTACAGCTAATGAAGTAAATATTGACCCCAATGATGCAACAGGATGATCAAAATATGTTGGCGATGCAGCAAACCCTTTAGACACACCAGGTTTAGTTAAATATACAACTTCAAGGGATGATTCAGCATCTTGAATGTTATTCTTTAATTATTTAAACAGTGATTATCAAAGTACTGATGCAGCCAAAAAAAGCAGGGCAACAGCAGCTTCAAGATTATTACAGTATGCAAGTGTTAGAAGGTTCATACAAGCTGGTTTCGACAGAACTAAATGAGCAACTTATTATTCAAGTCCTTATGATGTAGATAAATCTGTCTCATCACAACTTAGAAATACATTTGTTCCTCAAAACTTTTTAAGTTATGAAGGTAGAGATTATTTGGGATATGTAGCTGATGCAATTAACAAAAGCAGCGCTAAACCAACAAAAGCAGTAACTGTTGATGACTTAAAAGATGGAGTTGATTACTTAAGAAATAGTGTTTTTGGGTCAGCAAAAGAAGGGTCTCCTGAATTTAACTCAAAAGTAGGCGAGATGATTAAAGGGATCAATGATATAATTCAAAAAGACAAGTTCTTAAATCATAATAAAGGTAGTGATGGTAAAATTCACTTAGTTTCTGCTGAAGATCCAACTGCCACAACCACTCAAGGTAAATATAGATCGGAAATGATTGAAGACTTTAATGCAATACAAAATAACCCTATAAAAATTGATTTGGTTAGACCAAATGACTACAATGGATATAGTGAAATTTATAATACAGGAGGTTCAGATTTAATGTTTTCATCATGAAGTCCTGGTTATGAAGACCCAATGACATATTCTAACAGTTTAAAACTAGATGGAGAATATTCACTCTACTTTAGATTGGATCAATTATTTGGGTTTGAATCATATGAAAAATTAAGTCAAAATGGGAAAGCTACTGCTAAGGATGCTTTTGATAGTTTGAAAAAAGCAAATAGTAGTAAATATGATGAATTGATAGTACAGGACGAAAAAGGTATTTCCCCTTTATTTGAATCAAGATATAACTATAGTGTCTCAGTAAATGATATAGACAAATCAATTGGAGTAGATATAGATAAAAGATATTCATCTTTTGCGAAACAAGAAGTTCAAACATTATATGAAGATGCTTTTGTTGTTCCATTTATGAGAAGAAGTCCAACTGCAACATTTACAATAAGTCATATGAAACCATTTGCTTTACCTAGAGTAACTTATGGATTAAGCTCATATAAATATATAAATGTAAATTATGACACAGAATTACTTTCAAAGGATCAAATTGAAGAGCTACGCGCAAAATATTTAAAAGCACTTGATGAAATAAAAAAAGATCCAACAAGTAATAGAGATGCTGATTTTTGAAAATAA
- a CDS encoding GntR family transcriptional regulator yields MNKENEIYKLLEGELYDGIFENGDKFYSENQLVIKYKISRLTARNVLKKMEKANFIKSKKAVGYFVNEKIFWNKGTSWNKKTDGVRNSEVEFLKVDLDDFFKIKFNLDPKEFYSFLKKRLNNGLVYSYSIIWINRKLVGELNKDSWNISTLDILKSKNEFDCSLNIIKMCKETSLDKKILEIDTNGFIPIKYSIIQNTDFEFIQLSIEKYNPLFFEHNFIQNL; encoded by the coding sequence ATGAATAAAGAGAATGAAATATACAAACTTTTAGAAGGTGAATTATATGATGGTATTTTTGAAAACGGAGATAAATTTTATTCAGAAAATCAATTAGTTATAAAATATAAAATAAGTAGACTAACAGCAAGAAATGTTTTAAAAAAAATGGAAAAAGCAAACTTTATCAAATCCAAAAAAGCTGTTGGTTATTTTGTGAATGAAAAAATTTTTTGAAACAAAGGAACTAGTTGAAACAAAAAAACAGATGGCGTGAGAAATAGCGAGGTAGAATTCTTAAAAGTTGATTTAGATGATTTTTTTAAAATTAAATTTAACTTAGATCCAAAAGAGTTTTATTCTTTTTTAAAAAAACGTTTAAACAATGGACTCGTTTATTCTTATTCTATTATTTGAATAAATAGAAAGCTTGTGGGGGAACTTAACAAAGATAGTTGAAATATTTCAACTTTAGATATACTAAAATCAAAAAATGAATTTGATTGTTCGTTAAATATCATTAAAATGTGTAAAGAAACATCCCTAGACAAAAAAATTTTAGAAATTGATACAAATGGTTTCATACCAATTAAATATAGTATTATACAAAATACCGATTTTGAGTTTATTCAACTTTCAATAGAAAAATATAACCCATTATTTTTTGAACATAATTTTATACAAAATCTTTAA
- a CDS encoding MurR/RpiR family transcriptional regulator has product MNLHKKLLDVSINSENEVDKSIATIICDNFRFSKFLKIKDLADCCHVSQSTITRFCNRYGLNGYNELVTLLKMQKKEFSLNGESTFINKSPDMSNSNLLIDELKELNNYIDLINDITQKLFLAENVYIVSSRDISCIIRSFVDFLLSININVIYIENPIHLVNIVKSNFKNEDILLTFISGTGNNKIIEIIRQVFMKINYKYCFTSTRQKSNFANFFETFLIWNQKNNKNNYFYRNLLVQYVISLLTISIIKKID; this is encoded by the coding sequence ATGAATTTACATAAGAAATTATTAGATGTATCTATTAACAGTGAAAATGAAGTTGATAAATCAATTGCCACAATAATTTGTGATAACTTTAGATTTAGCAAGTTTTTAAAGATTAAAGATTTAGCCGATTGCTGTCATGTATCTCAGTCTACTATTACAAGGTTTTGTAATAGGTATGGTTTAAATGGTTACAATGAATTAGTCACATTATTGAAGATGCAAAAAAAGGAGTTTTCATTAAATGGGGAATCTACATTTATAAACAAAAGTCCAGATATGTCAAATAGCAATTTATTAATAGATGAATTAAAAGAATTAAATAACTACATCGATTTAATAAATGATATTACACAAAAATTATTTTTAGCTGAAAATGTTTACATAGTTTCTAGTAGAGATATTAGCTGTATTATACGATCGTTTGTTGATTTTTTATTGTCAATAAATATAAATGTAATATATATTGAAAACCCAATTCACCTTGTAAATATTGTTAAAAGCAATTTTAAAAATGAAGATATTTTGTTAACTTTTATATCAGGAACTGGAAATAACAAGATAATAGAAATAATTAGACAAGTTTTTATGAAAATTAATTACAAGTATTGCTTTACTTCTACAAGGCAAAAAAGTAACTTTGCTAATTTTTTTGAAACTTTTTTAATATGAAATCAAAAAAATAATAAGAATAATTATTTTTATAGAAATCTTTTAGTGCAATATGTTATTTCTTTATTAACTATTTCAATTATCAAAAAAATAGACTAA
- a CDS encoding glycoside hydrolase family 1 protein produces the protein MKKNNFQFKEDFLIGSAIAACQVEGSWKEYGKGETIADWKTFNPNLDRKNFKTEDEMELTKEKLNYNVQNESNLIFPNRTAIEFFENFEQDVQQMKDTGIKSLRFSISWARIYPDCDQEKPNQEGIIFYKKLFELLKSKNIVPIVTLSHFDYPIDVINKYGGFDNKKVMDVFFKYAKTCINEFKSYCKYWIPFNEINCTIISPTTGAGIILGENEIELKKQKSYKALHNQFVTNCLIKQYIVEQNLDLQIGGMIASRQSYPISCHPEDVWIDTIASQKNLYFYLDVMTRGYYPNYIKNFFKENLIDINAEHKELELLQKYNIDFIGFSYYKSMTNGRNVETTGGNLTVGGKNPFLESTEWGWQIDPIGLRILMNDLWDRYQKPLYIAENGIGMDEHFDIEKKDFNDYYRIDYLKGHIKNMILAMNDGVECIGYSVWTAIDVISMSTREMTKRYGLIYIDQDDYGQGSHKRYLKESGKWFKKLVDSKGAICFE, from the coding sequence ATGAAAAAAAACAACTTTCAATTTAAAGAAGATTTCTTAATAGGTTCAGCGATTGCGGCTTGCCAGGTCGAAGGTTCATGAAAAGAGTATGGTAAAGGTGAGACAATTGCAGATTGAAAAACATTTAATCCAAATCTAGACAGAAAAAATTTTAAAACAGAAGATGAAATGGAGTTAACAAAAGAAAAACTAAATTATAATGTTCAAAATGAAAGTAACTTAATTTTTCCAAATAGAACTGCCATAGAGTTTTTTGAAAATTTTGAGCAAGATGTTCAACAAATGAAAGATACAGGAATAAAGTCTTTAAGATTTTCTATATCATGAGCTAGAATATATCCTGATTGTGATCAAGAAAAACCTAATCAAGAGGGAATAATTTTTTATAAAAAGCTATTTGAGCTTTTAAAATCAAAAAATATAGTACCAATTGTAACTTTATCTCATTTTGACTATCCAATAGATGTTATTAATAAATACGGTGGGTTTGACAATAAAAAAGTTATGGATGTCTTTTTTAAGTATGCGAAAACATGTATTAATGAATTTAAAAGTTATTGTAAGTATTGGATACCTTTTAATGAAATAAATTGTACAATTATCAGTCCTACAACAGGTGCTGGAATTATTTTGGGAGAAAATGAAATAGAGCTAAAAAAACAAAAAAGTTACAAAGCACTACATAATCAGTTTGTAACTAATTGTCTTATCAAACAATATATAGTTGAACAAAATTTGGATTTACAAATTGGCGGGATGATTGCCAGTAGACAGTCTTATCCTATAAGTTGCCATCCAGAAGATGTATGAATTGATACAATTGCCTCTCAAAAAAATTTGTATTTTTATTTAGATGTAATGACAAGAGGTTATTATCCAAACTACATTAAAAACTTCTTCAAAGAAAATCTAATAGATATTAATGCTGAACACAAAGAGTTGGAACTTCTCCAAAAATATAATATTGATTTTATAGGATTTAGTTACTATAAATCTATGACAAATGGTCGTAATGTCGAAACAACAGGAGGAAATTTAACTGTTGGTGGAAAAAATCCTTTTCTCGAATCTACAGAGTGAGGTTGGCAAATCGATCCTATTGGTTTACGAATTTTAATGAATGATTTATGGGATAGATATCAAAAACCCCTATATATTGCGGAAAATGGAATTGGAATGGACGAACATTTTGATATAGAAAAAAAAGATTTTAATGATTACTATAGAATCGACTATTTAAAAGGACATATAAAAAACATGATTTTGGCAATGAATGATGGTGTAGAGTGTATTGGTTATTCAGTTTGAACTGCGATTGATGTAATATCTATGTCAACAAGAGAAATGACAAAAAGATACGGATTAATATACATTGATCAAGATGATTATGGCCAAGGTAGTCATAAAAGATATTTAAAAGAATCTGGAAAATGATTCAAAAAACTAGTCGACTCAAAAGGCGCTATTTGTTTTGAATAA
- a CDS encoding FGGY family carbohydrate kinase produces MNIRKNIYVSIDLGTTFTKISVFSKSLKKMEENNFLTPYIKFGVFDIGDLERKLEMYLLNVIKNYGDFNINLTFTTAHNSLILLNENNQIIFAPMNILYEDFELLNVSLNDAIQLNKITGMIYGHHLPLAKLCFIKNDPNFKFVNKIHTLKSYLLKKIFNIDGIDYLEAAGLGLLDIEQKYWSKWCIENFLNFSYDVLLYKLPNLKTENEVFEIIWNNKTINITLGLVDGFAAHYYSKCVLNSDILSINIGTTSACRINTDSQIYNRDNFRMLTNFLKITGYANNNGGNNLYEYAKINNIEMNYNNFENAVKLIKKENFYYPNIYKERFYLEQKNEDLRKLKNENLSLESVSLGILFKIIYQSNLLLDLNNDVKVFVSGGFFNNVFLLKVLSSILKKDIYVCQDNISQLGAILYSWPDVKHHCQNNFEKIVYKKLFYINNLYEEWLKANNLS; encoded by the coding sequence ATGAATATCAGAAAAAATATTTATGTTTCAATAGATTTAGGAACAACTTTTACTAAAATATCTGTGTTTTCTAAAAGTTTAAAAAAGATGGAGGAAAATAATTTTCTAACACCTTATATTAAGTTTGGTGTGTTTGATATCGGGGATTTAGAAAGAAAATTAGAAATGTACTTATTAAACGTAATTAAAAATTATGGTGATTTTAATATAAATTTAACATTTACTACTGCACACAACTCTTTGATTTTGTTAAATGAAAATAATCAAATCATATTCGCACCTATGAATATCCTATATGAGGATTTTGAGCTACTCAATGTAAGTTTGAATGATGCTATCCAATTAAACAAAATTACAGGTATGATATATGGTCATCACTTACCTTTAGCTAAATTATGTTTTATAAAAAATGACCCTAATTTTAAATTCGTTAATAAAATTCATACATTGAAAAGTTATTTGCTAAAAAAAATATTTAATATAGATGGTATAGATTATTTAGAGGCGGCAGGTTTGGGGCTTTTGGATATTGAACAAAAATACTGATCTAAATGGTGTATAGAAAATTTTTTAAATTTTAGCTACGATGTTTTATTATACAAACTTCCAAATTTAAAAACAGAGAATGAGGTTTTTGAAATTATTTGAAACAATAAAACTATTAATATTACTTTGGGTTTGGTGGATGGTTTTGCGGCACACTATTATTCTAAATGTGTTTTAAATTCTGATATATTATCTATAAATATAGGAACTACAAGTGCATGTAGAATAAACACAGATAGCCAAATTTATAATCGAGATAATTTTAGAATGTTGACCAATTTTTTAAAAATTACAGGTTATGCAAATAATAATGGTGGAAATAACTTATATGAGTATGCAAAAATAAACAATATAGAAATGAATTACAATAATTTTGAAAATGCTGTTAAGTTAATTAAAAAAGAAAATTTTTACTACCCTAATATTTATAAAGAAAGGTTTTATTTAGAACAAAAAAACGAAGATTTAAGAAAATTAAAAAATGAAAATTTAAGTTTAGAATCTGTGTCCTTAGGTATACTATTCAAAATAATTTATCAATCTAATTTACTGTTAGACTTAAATAATGATGTAAAAGTTTTTGTAAGTGGAGGATTTTTTAATAATGTTTTTTTATTAAAAGTATTAAGTTCAATATTAAAAAAAGACATTTATGTTTGTCAAGATAATATATCACAACTTGGAGCAATACTATATTCTTGACCAGATGTTAAACATCATTGTCAAAATAACTTTGAAAAAATTGTTTATAAAAAATTGTTTTATATAAACAATTTATATGAGGAATGATTAAAGGCGAATAATTTAAGTTAA